One genomic region from Vibrio sp. STUT-A11 encodes:
- the malK gene encoding maltose/maltodextrin ABC transporter ATP-binding protein MalK — MASVTLKNVCKAYGDVLISKNVDLEIHEGEFVVFVGPSGCGKSTLLRCIAGLEDITSGDLYIGDERMNDVEPSKRGVGMVFQSYALYPHLNLYDNMSFGLKLAKADKAEIDKRVEHAAEILQLGHLLERQPKALSGGQRQRVAIGRTLVSQPNVFLLDEPLSNLDAALRVNMRSQITKLQRQLGCTMIYVTHDQVEAMTMADKIVVLDGGYVSQVGRPLELYHYPQNRFVAGFIGSPKMNFMSVFIEEAEAERVKVQLSNGVSFWIPVDGTTVNRGDRMSLGVRPEHLLSASEADASIHGEVMIVEKLGNETQVYLNLDGADADVIFRQPDTLAVDLGDKLEIGIPAHRCHLFHSDGRACRRLFKENGVDVEQSNN; from the coding sequence ATGGCGAGTGTCACGTTAAAAAATGTTTGTAAAGCGTATGGCGACGTATTGATTTCTAAAAACGTAGACCTGGAAATACACGAAGGTGAATTCGTTGTTTTCGTAGGTCCATCAGGCTGTGGTAAATCTACCCTGCTACGTTGCATTGCCGGTCTTGAAGACATTACTTCAGGTGATTTGTATATTGGTGACGAGCGCATGAATGACGTTGAACCATCCAAACGTGGTGTTGGTATGGTATTCCAGTCTTACGCTTTATACCCTCACTTAAACCTTTATGACAACATGTCATTTGGTCTAAAGCTGGCCAAAGCAGACAAAGCAGAGATTGACAAACGTGTTGAGCACGCAGCAGAGATCCTCCAACTAGGTCACTTGCTTGAGCGTCAACCAAAAGCACTTTCAGGTGGTCAACGTCAACGTGTTGCGATAGGTCGTACACTGGTTTCACAACCAAACGTGTTCCTGCTGGATGAGCCTCTGTCTAACCTTGACGCGGCACTGCGTGTCAACATGCGCTCTCAAATTACTAAACTACAACGCCAATTAGGCTGTACCATGATTTACGTAACGCACGATCAGGTAGAAGCAATGACAATGGCGGATAAGATCGTCGTCCTGGATGGGGGTTATGTTTCTCAGGTTGGTAGGCCTCTTGAGCTGTACCATTACCCACAAAACCGCTTCGTTGCTGGCTTTATCGGTTCACCAAAAATGAATTTCATGAGTGTTTTCATTGAAGAAGCCGAAGCAGAACGCGTCAAAGTTCAGCTATCTAACGGCGTATCATTCTGGATTCCGGTTGACGGCACAACCGTAAACCGCGGAGACCGTATGTCTTTGGGTGTCCGTCCAGAGCACTTACTGTCAGCTTCTGAAGCGGACGCAAGCATCCACGGTGAAGTAATGATTGTAGAGAAGTTAGGCAACGAAACTCAAGTATACCTAAACCTTGACGGTGCAGATGCTGACGTTATATTCCGTCAACCAGATACGCTCGCTGTCGACCTGGGTGATAAATTAGAAATTGGTATTCCTGCACATCGTTGCCACCTATTCCACAGCGATGGTCGCGCATGTCGACGCCTATTTAAAGAAAACGGTGTAGACGTCGAACAATCGAACAACTAA
- the malF gene encoding maltose ABC transporter permease MalF has protein sequence MQSVQGTKAMTAPAANLPSSKKVFAKWALLGTVGIINGYATILMYSRGEIAFALLTIILTALALYIFGSKKTYAHRYIYPGIAGMILFILFPLAYTVGLAFTNYSAKNQLSFERAQTVLLDRTYQSGDSYPFTLYKTEQGHQIVVEKDGELLATPTFQLQGFSATDLDLEPIQQATGEKEQIKTIVSNRAALSGVDLHLPSGDDIRMSGLRKFAAVVPLYTLQEDGEALFNNRTQETLLPNMETGYYQPIDENGQFVGSTVSPGFVVGIGTHNFERVWKDDGIKEPFISIFIWTIVFSALTVLFTLIIGLVLASVVQWEELKGRSAYRLLLILPYAVPAFISILIFKGLFNQSFGEINMLLEGLFGISPAWFSDPFMAKSMILIVNTWLGFPYMMILCMGLLKAIPDDLYEASAIDGANFVSNFTRITLPMMLKPLTPLLIASFAFNFNNFVLIQLLTGGGPNMIGTSEPAGYTDLLVSYTYRIAFEGAGGQDFGLASAVATLIFLLVGALALLNLRVTKVAQD, from the coding sequence ATGCAGTCAGTTCAAGGTACAAAAGCTATGACAGCACCAGCAGCCAACCTTCCGAGCAGCAAAAAAGTGTTTGCTAAATGGGCACTTTTAGGCACAGTCGGCATTATTAATGGTTACGCAACAATTCTTATGTATTCGCGCGGTGAGATTGCGTTTGCACTTCTTACGATTATTCTTACTGCGCTAGCACTGTACATTTTTGGTAGTAAAAAAACTTACGCTCACCGTTACATCTACCCTGGTATCGCAGGGATGATTTTGTTCATCCTTTTCCCGTTGGCGTATACCGTAGGTCTCGCGTTTACTAACTACAGTGCAAAAAACCAGCTCTCTTTTGAGCGTGCTCAAACTGTACTTTTGGACAGAACGTATCAAAGTGGTGATAGCTACCCGTTTACTTTGTATAAAACAGAACAGGGACATCAAATTGTGGTCGAAAAAGACGGTGAGCTGCTTGCTACGCCGACTTTCCAGCTGCAAGGTTTCTCTGCAACGGATTTGGATCTTGAGCCTATCCAACAAGCGACGGGTGAAAAGGAACAAATCAAAACCATCGTAAGCAATCGTGCTGCGCTGAGCGGGGTCGATCTTCACCTTCCTAGTGGTGATGACATTCGTATGAGTGGTCTGCGTAAGTTTGCAGCCGTTGTCCCTTTGTACACCCTTCAAGAAGATGGTGAGGCGTTATTTAACAACCGTACTCAAGAAACACTGCTTCCAAATATGGAAACGGGTTACTACCAGCCGATTGATGAAAATGGTCAGTTTGTTGGCAGCACAGTTTCACCAGGTTTCGTCGTTGGCATCGGTACTCATAACTTTGAGCGAGTTTGGAAAGATGACGGTATCAAAGAACCATTTATCAGCATCTTTATCTGGACAATTGTTTTCTCTGCCCTCACCGTACTATTTACTCTAATCATCGGTTTGGTACTGGCGAGTGTGGTTCAGTGGGAAGAGCTAAAAGGCCGTTCGGCTTACCGACTCTTACTGATTCTGCCTTATGCGGTACCAGCGTTTATTTCTATCCTGATCTTTAAAGGTTTGTTTAACCAGAGCTTTGGTGAGATCAACATGCTACTTGAAGGTCTGTTCGGTATTAGTCCGGCTTGGTTCTCTGACCCATTCATGGCGAAAAGCATGATCCTGATTGTAAACACCTGGCTTGGTTTCCCTTACATGATGATTCTATGTATGGGTCTGCTTAAAGCGATTCCAGATGACCTGTATGAGGCTTCTGCTATCGATGGTGCGAACTTTGTCTCGAACTTTACCCGCATTACGTTGCCAATGATGCTTAAACCATTGACTCCACTGTTGATTGCAAGCTTTGCATTTAACTTCAACAACTTCGTACTTATCCAGTTGTTAACAGGCGGTGGTCCAAACATGATTGGTACCTCAGAACCAGCGGGTTACACAGACTTATTGGTTAGCTACACCTACCGTATCGCATTTGAAGGTGCTGGTGGTCAGGACTTCGGTCTGGCAAGTGCGGTAGCAACACTTATCTTCCTGTTGGTTGGCGCGTTGGCTCTACTAAACCTACGTGTAACTAAAGTAGCTCAAGATTAA
- a CDS encoding BCCT family transporter — translation MSKDNGGIPKHSGKANPIDTDYQVGQDNVVLSVGPFGLDIHNRVFAVSGLAIVIFVFATLIFREQVEPIFVHMRSWLTSSLDWFFILSGNIFVLVCIGLAISPLGKVRIGGTEALPDYSYAGWLAMLFAAGMGIGLVFFGVSEPMSHFSSSLAGPVLENGIRTDWAPLGGALGDVEAAQSLGMAATLYHWALHPWAIYALLALGLAIFSYNKGLPLTMRSVFYPVFGERIWGWPGHIIDILAVVATVFGLATSLGYGASQAATGLNFLFGVPLNDTTQIILIIVITAFALISVLAGLDGGVKRLSEINMVLAALLLFFIVIVGPTLFILTGFFDNIVSYIQNFPALSMPFNREDVNYSQGWTSFYWAWWISWSPFVGMFIARVSRGRTVREFIFCVLVVPSTVCVFWMTAFGGTAINQFVNDGYEAVKNAELPLKLFEMLEVMPLSSITSFVGIILVVVFFITSSDSGSLVIDTIAAGGKVDAPTPQRVFWCTFEGLVAIALLLGGGLAAAQAMAVTTGFPFTIVLLIATFSLILGLMNEPRAQK, via the coding sequence ATGAGTAAAGATAATGGTGGTATTCCCAAACACAGCGGAAAAGCCAACCCGATAGATACCGATTATCAAGTTGGGCAGGACAATGTCGTTTTATCCGTTGGGCCTTTTGGTTTAGATATTCACAACCGAGTGTTTGCGGTTTCTGGGCTAGCAATTGTGATATTTGTATTTGCTACCTTAATTTTCAGGGAGCAAGTAGAGCCGATTTTTGTCCACATGCGATCCTGGCTAACCTCTAGCCTTGATTGGTTTTTCATCCTTTCCGGTAACATATTTGTTTTAGTTTGTATTGGTTTGGCTATTTCTCCTTTGGGTAAAGTTCGGATTGGTGGGACGGAGGCATTACCCGACTATAGTTATGCTGGTTGGCTAGCAATGTTGTTTGCTGCTGGTATGGGTATCGGGCTGGTATTCTTTGGTGTATCTGAGCCAATGTCTCACTTTAGTAGCTCTCTCGCTGGACCTGTGCTTGAAAACGGAATCCGGACAGATTGGGCACCACTAGGCGGCGCTTTAGGTGATGTCGAAGCGGCTCAATCATTAGGTATGGCTGCAACGCTTTATCACTGGGCTTTGCATCCGTGGGCCATTTACGCTTTGTTAGCGTTGGGACTGGCCATATTCTCTTACAATAAAGGGCTACCGCTGACGATGCGTTCGGTCTTTTACCCGGTTTTCGGTGAACGAATTTGGGGCTGGCCAGGGCACATTATTGATATTTTAGCGGTAGTAGCGACGGTATTTGGTCTAGCAACTTCATTGGGTTATGGTGCTTCTCAAGCGGCAACTGGCTTAAATTTTCTGTTTGGCGTACCGCTCAATGACACGACACAAATTATCCTGATTATTGTTATCACAGCTTTTGCGCTGATATCCGTACTTGCGGGGTTGGACGGGGGGGTTAAACGCCTTTCTGAAATTAACATGGTATTGGCGGCATTATTGCTGTTCTTTATTGTTATTGTTGGGCCGACCTTGTTTATCTTGACTGGCTTCTTCGACAACATTGTTTCGTATATACAAAACTTCCCTGCGTTGTCGATGCCATTTAATCGTGAAGACGTGAACTACTCTCAAGGTTGGACTTCATTCTATTGGGCATGGTGGATCTCATGGTCACCATTTGTCGGTATGTTCATTGCTCGTGTATCGCGTGGACGTACCGTTCGTGAATTTATTTTCTGTGTACTCGTTGTACCTTCAACCGTGTGTGTATTCTGGATGACGGCCTTTGGTGGAACAGCAATTAACCAGTTTGTAAATGATGGTTATGAAGCCGTTAAAAATGCTGAACTTCCGCTTAAGCTGTTTGAGATGCTGGAAGTAATGCCTTTATCAAGCATTACCTCTTTTGTTGGTATCATTCTGGTTGTGGTGTTCTTCATTACATCGTCAGACTCAGGGTCGTTAGTTATCGACACTATTGCAGCTGGTGGTAAAGTCGATGCTCCGACTCCTCAGCGTGTATTTTGGTGTACGTTTGAAGGCTTAGTTGCGATTGCATTGTTGTTAGGTGGTGGTCTAGCCGCTGCGCAAGCGATGGCTGTGACAACCGGTTTCCCATTTACTATCGTGTTGTTAATCGCCACGTTCTCTCTGATCTTAGGGCTAATGAATGAGCCAAGAGCTCAAAAATAG
- a CDS encoding two-component system response regulator: MFEFSSSKPTVLVIDDIPENLTLMYQLLKDDYKVKGANSGERGLTLAKTAKPDLILLDIMMPEIDGYQVCQRLKSNPVTSDIPIIFLTAKAERADEQKGLKLGAVDYITKPINPEIVKSRVKTHVSLKVASDTLKGKNQVLEQEVERRTAEALRQKEECHAIQDIAFYAMISLAEARDNETGNHIRRTQAYIKRLAEQLRQNTRYASELSDGFIDLLYKSAPLHDIGKIGIPDIILLKEGPLTDDEFQVMKTHTTLGYEAIKNAEKVSEQPMKFLTVAKEIAYSHHERWDGKGYPLGLVGEQIPLSARLMAVADVYDALISKRVYKAAFTHLDAVQLILSGKGTQFDPAVIDAFVEIADELNTIAQEYSN, encoded by the coding sequence ATGTTCGAGTTTTCTTCATCCAAGCCGACTGTGTTGGTTATCGACGATATCCCCGAGAACCTCACACTGATGTACCAATTGCTCAAAGATGATTATAAAGTAAAAGGAGCAAACAGCGGTGAGCGTGGACTGACGCTTGCTAAAACAGCTAAACCTGATTTGATTTTGCTCGACATCATGATGCCGGAGATAGACGGTTATCAAGTGTGCCAGCGTCTAAAATCAAACCCAGTAACCAGTGATATCCCGATCATATTCCTCACTGCGAAAGCCGAAAGAGCTGATGAGCAGAAAGGATTAAAGCTGGGTGCCGTCGACTACATTACCAAACCTATTAACCCTGAGATCGTGAAATCACGTGTTAAAACACATGTTTCTCTCAAAGTGGCTTCTGACACCTTAAAAGGTAAGAACCAAGTACTAGAGCAAGAGGTCGAAAGACGAACCGCCGAGGCGTTGCGCCAAAAAGAAGAGTGCCACGCGATTCAAGACATCGCGTTCTACGCCATGATATCTCTGGCGGAAGCACGTGACAACGAAACGGGCAACCACATTAGGCGTACCCAAGCTTACATAAAACGTTTAGCAGAGCAATTACGCCAAAACACGCGTTATGCTTCAGAACTAAGCGACGGTTTCATTGATCTATTGTATAAATCAGCACCACTTCACGATATCGGTAAAATAGGTATTCCAGATATCATCTTGTTGAAAGAAGGCCCCCTGACAGACGATGAGTTTCAGGTGATGAAAACCCACACCACTCTTGGTTACGAAGCGATCAAAAACGCAGAGAAAGTAAGCGAGCAGCCAATGAAATTTTTGACGGTCGCTAAAGAGATCGCCTACTCACACCACGAACGCTGGGATGGCAAAGGATATCCATTAGGGCTTGTTGGCGAACAAATTCCATTGTCAGCCAGACTAATGGCGGTAGCAGACGTCTATGATGCGCTGATCAGCAAACGAGTTTACAAAGCTGCCTTTACACATTTAGATGCCGTTCAGCTCATTTTATCCGGCAAAGGAACTCAATTTGACCCTGCAGTCATTGATGCCTTTGTAGAAATTGCAGATGAACTCAATACCATCGCACAAGAATATTCTAATTAG
- a CDS encoding acyl-CoA thioesterase, whose product MSSGQRDITLRFLAEPGDVNFGGKVHGGAVMKWIDLAAYACSAAWSGKYCITAYAGGIRFVAPIHVGNLVEVSAKVIYTGRTSMHIAIDVQASDPKEMKNRLTTHCIVIMVAVDEEGKPTDVPKWTPESDEDKALERSAIALMNMRKEIGEEMEAHVKYLK is encoded by the coding sequence ATGAGCAGTGGTCAAAGAGATATTACCCTTCGCTTTTTAGCAGAACCTGGCGACGTCAATTTTGGTGGTAAAGTCCACGGCGGCGCAGTAATGAAATGGATAGACTTAGCTGCTTATGCCTGCTCGGCCGCCTGGAGTGGCAAATACTGTATTACCGCTTATGCGGGTGGGATTCGATTTGTTGCTCCGATTCATGTGGGTAACCTAGTTGAAGTCAGCGCAAAGGTGATTTACACCGGTCGCACCTCGATGCACATCGCTATTGATGTACAGGCAAGCGATCCCAAAGAAATGAAAAACCGTCTAACCACGCACTGTATTGTCATCATGGTGGCCGTAGACGAAGAGGGCAAACCAACAGACGTGCCTAAGTGGACACCTGAATCCGATGAGGATAAAGCGTTAGAGCGCTCTGCCATTGCACTGATGAACATGCGTAAAGAAATCGGCGAAGAGATGGAAGCTCACGTAAAATACCTCAAGTAA
- the malG gene encoding maltose ABC transporter permease MalG, which translates to MAMVQGKSLKYRVWATHIAMWAFLALIIFPLLMIIAISFREGNFATGSLIPDNPTLDHWKLALGFSVTNADGTVTPPPFPVMTWLWNSVKVGGISAVLIVALSTTSAYAFARMKFKGKNTILKAMMIFQMFPAVLALVALYALFDKLGQYIPFLGLNTHGGLIFAYLGGIALHVWTIKGYFESIDSSLEEAAALDGATPWQAFRLVLLPLSVPILAVVFILSFIMVIGEVPVASLLLSDVNSYTLAVGMQQYLYPQNYLWGDFAAAAVLSAVPITAVFLLAQRWLVGGLTAGGVKG; encoded by the coding sequence ATGGCAATGGTACAAGGTAAGTCATTAAAGTATCGTGTATGGGCTACTCATATTGCAATGTGGGCGTTCTTGGCACTGATCATTTTCCCTTTGCTGATGATCATCGCGATTTCATTCCGTGAAGGTAACTTTGCAACGGGTAGTCTGATTCCTGATAACCCAACATTGGATCACTGGAAACTGGCTTTAGGGTTCTCTGTGACTAACGCAGATGGTACCGTTACACCGCCTCCATTCCCGGTAATGACCTGGCTATGGAACTCGGTAAAAGTAGGTGGTATCTCAGCGGTTCTGATTGTAGCGCTATCGACAACGTCTGCTTATGCGTTTGCTCGTATGAAGTTTAAAGGCAAGAACACCATTCTAAAAGCGATGATGATCTTCCAAATGTTCCCAGCAGTGTTGGCACTGGTTGCCCTTTACGCTCTGTTCGACAAGCTAGGTCAGTACATTCCGTTCCTGGGTTTGAATACTCACGGTGGTTTGATCTTCGCTTACTTGGGTGGTATCGCACTGCATGTTTGGACGATTAAAGGTTACTTTGAAAGTATCGACTCTTCTCTGGAAGAAGCGGCAGCACTGGATGGTGCGACACCATGGCAAGCGTTCCGTTTGGTATTGCTTCCACTGTCAGTGCCAATCCTGGCTGTAGTATTTATCCTATCGTTCATCATGGTAATCGGTGAAGTTCCTGTAGCATCACTCCTACTTTCTGATGTAAACTCTTACACACTTGCAGTAGGCATGCAGCAATACCTATACCCACAAAACTACTTGTGGGGCGATTTCGCCGCTGCTGCAGTACTATCAGCAGTGCCAATCACTGCAGTATTCTTACTTGCTCAGCGCTGGTTGGTTGGTGGTCTAACCGCCGGTGGTGTAAAAGGATAA
- the malE gene encoding maltose/maltodextrin ABC transporter substrate-binding protein MalE: MKKLSAVALGTLVALGSFGAHAAIEEGQLTIWINGDKGYNGLAEVGKKFEEDTGIKVTVAHPDGLQDRFPQTAATGDGPDIVFWAHDRFGGYAEAGLLAEIKPSKEIQEGIVDFAWDAVRYDGKLIGYPVAVESLSLIYNKDLVPNPPKSWEEVAELDAKLKKDGKSAIMWNLKEPYFTWPLMAADGGYAFKYTSEGYDVKDAGIAKQGVKDSMSFVKGLVDKGVISADMDYSVSESAFNQGETAMTINGPWSWGNIEKSGINYGVTTLPKFQGQSSKPFVGVLTAGISTASPNKDLAVEFLENYLLTNDGLRKVNDDKPLGAVALNSFQRELDSDARIAATMDNAMNGEIMPNIPQMNAFWGAAKNAIINVVDGRQSVDAALADAEKQMTK, translated from the coding sequence ATGAAAAAGTTAAGCGCTGTAGCACTAGGTACTCTTGTTGCTTTGGGGTCATTTGGTGCGCATGCTGCCATCGAAGAAGGACAACTAACTATTTGGATCAATGGCGACAAAGGTTACAACGGCCTTGCTGAAGTTGGTAAGAAGTTTGAAGAAGACACTGGTATTAAAGTAACAGTGGCTCACCCAGATGGCCTTCAAGATAGATTCCCACAAACTGCAGCGACTGGTGACGGTCCTGATATCGTATTCTGGGCTCACGACCGTTTTGGTGGTTACGCAGAAGCTGGTCTTTTAGCAGAAATCAAACCTTCTAAAGAAATCCAGGAAGGCATCGTTGATTTCGCATGGGATGCAGTGCGTTACGACGGCAAACTGATCGGCTACCCTGTCGCGGTTGAGTCTCTATCTCTAATCTACAACAAAGATCTTGTTCCTAACCCACCTAAGAGCTGGGAAGAAGTTGCAGAGCTTGACGCGAAGCTTAAGAAAGACGGCAAATCTGCAATCATGTGGAACCTAAAAGAACCGTACTTCACATGGCCACTAATGGCTGCTGATGGCGGTTACGCGTTCAAATACACTTCTGAAGGCTACGACGTTAAAGACGCGGGTATCGCTAAGCAAGGTGTGAAAGATTCTATGTCTTTCGTTAAAGGCCTGGTAGACAAAGGCGTAATTTCTGCAGATATGGATTACTCAGTATCTGAGTCTGCATTTAACCAAGGTGAAACTGCGATGACTATCAACGGTCCGTGGTCTTGGGGCAACATCGAGAAGTCTGGCATCAACTACGGTGTGACTACACTACCTAAATTCCAAGGTCAGTCTTCTAAGCCATTCGTTGGTGTTCTAACAGCAGGTATCAGCACTGCGTCACCAAACAAAGACCTAGCGGTAGAATTCCTAGAAAACTACCTGCTAACTAACGACGGTCTGCGTAAAGTTAATGATGACAAGCCATTGGGCGCGGTAGCACTTAACTCATTCCAACGTGAGCTAGATTCTGATGCACGAATCGCGGCAACAATGGATAACGCAATGAACGGCGAAATCATGCCAAACATCCCTCAAATGAATGCATTCTGGGGTGCGGCTAAGAACGCAATCATCAACGTTGTTGACGGTCGTCAATCTGTCGATGCAGCACTTGCTGACGCAGAAAAACAAATGACTAAATAA
- a CDS encoding ATP-binding protein, which produces MKDKKITTQSWMWRSMVKTGIIPLILVESVLIAVYLISNHFISTDNMEYIYTQVNEELKISSEREAAVIREKLLSIETLTTIYRSETERVLSETDTIDRSEKPNLAVSEDGVLYSKEDLGGSASFYSGFTAEKDWEKVYKLAHLDPLMKQVEQSSDLVASIYLNTWDSYNRIYPWFYTVDQYPPNMDIPEYNFYYLANAENNPDQKLVWTDVYIDPAGHGWMASAIAPVYNKGFLEGVVGLDIKVSDIIDSIQNLTIPWGGYAILASSNGTIMALPPQGEHDFGLRELTEHSYQQAITKEIFKPEAFNLYKRDDTANLSMRLLKNTNGLMQITLNGENKLISWSTIPETQWRLLMIVGENEMYATSRALEQKYHNIGYILICGLVAFYTLFLILIWRSSKQMSEFIAQPLTQIQGMVNQVGHGDFQLAHEGFRLKELNETANALIQMSSKLDRLTSELTEAKRSAEDANITKSQFISNVSHEIRTPMNSILGLSHILLNSDLTEEQKNNLMKIDKSGKHLLSLINDILDLSKLEANKIDIENVPFSIQATIQDVQDIFEHKAKQKGVELYTKVDQSIPKLIGDQLRIKQILLNYVSNAIKFTKGGEVTLVVGVMERTEKRIHLHFSVMDTGIGLSEHDQAVVFDSYQQADASTTRKYGGTGLGLTISKRIAELMGGYVGVESELDKGSNFWFTIELEIDHSSVSAISKHQEISKSVILDTTEVQLDCDIRSIEEFESKVNHLMSLLEECDLESEFYYSKHRICFEKLNAELSRSLAEAVSAYNFDTAIEIMTQVKVELSQYKETMQPNK; this is translated from the coding sequence ATGAAAGACAAGAAAATCACCACGCAATCGTGGATGTGGCGTTCAATGGTCAAAACCGGAATCATTCCCCTTATTCTGGTGGAGTCGGTTCTTATTGCCGTTTACCTGATAAGTAACCATTTTATCAGTACTGACAACATGGAATACATCTATACACAGGTAAACGAAGAATTAAAAATATCATCGGAGAGAGAAGCGGCTGTCATTCGAGAAAAACTGCTTTCAATAGAGACCCTAACGACAATATACCGAAGCGAAACAGAACGAGTGTTATCAGAAACAGATACCATTGACCGCTCTGAAAAACCTAATCTGGCGGTGAGTGAAGACGGTGTCTTGTATTCTAAAGAGGATTTAGGTGGTTCAGCGTCTTTCTACTCTGGGTTTACTGCCGAAAAAGATTGGGAAAAGGTGTATAAGCTTGCTCACCTTGACCCACTAATGAAACAAGTTGAGCAAAGTAGTGATTTAGTTGCATCGATTTATTTAAATACTTGGGATTCTTACAACCGAATCTACCCTTGGTTCTACACCGTCGATCAGTACCCGCCTAACATGGACATCCCTGAGTACAATTTTTACTACCTGGCGAATGCCGAAAACAATCCCGACCAGAAACTTGTTTGGACAGATGTTTACATTGATCCTGCGGGCCATGGCTGGATGGCATCCGCTATTGCGCCAGTCTATAACAAGGGTTTTCTCGAGGGTGTTGTTGGGCTTGATATCAAAGTCAGTGACATTATAGATAGCATTCAAAATCTAACCATTCCTTGGGGCGGATACGCTATTTTAGCGAGTAGCAACGGCACAATTATGGCTTTGCCACCACAGGGTGAACACGATTTTGGCCTGAGAGAACTGACTGAGCACAGCTACCAACAAGCAATTACGAAAGAAATTTTTAAGCCTGAAGCGTTTAACTTATACAAACGCGACGACACCGCTAATTTGAGCATGCGTTTACTTAAAAACACCAATGGGCTTATGCAGATTACGCTTAATGGTGAAAATAAGTTAATCTCTTGGTCGACAATACCTGAAACCCAATGGCGCTTACTCATGATCGTCGGTGAGAACGAGATGTACGCCACTTCTCGTGCGCTTGAGCAAAAATACCATAACATTGGTTATATTCTTATCTGTGGCTTAGTGGCATTCTACACCCTGTTCTTGATCCTTATTTGGCGATCTTCCAAACAGATGAGCGAGTTTATTGCTCAGCCGCTGACTCAGATCCAAGGGATGGTAAATCAAGTTGGGCATGGTGATTTTCAATTGGCTCATGAAGGCTTCCGTTTAAAAGAGCTTAACGAGACCGCAAACGCGCTCATCCAGATGAGTAGCAAATTAGATCGGTTGACCTCTGAACTAACCGAGGCAAAACGTTCGGCAGAAGATGCAAACATAACTAAAAGCCAATTTATATCGAATGTCAGCCATGAGATCCGTACGCCGATGAATTCGATTCTCGGGCTATCTCACATATTATTAAATTCAGACCTCACGGAAGAGCAAAAGAATAACTTAATGAAAATTGATAAGTCTGGAAAACACTTACTCTCACTTATTAACGACATTCTGGATCTCTCTAAACTTGAAGCGAATAAAATTGATATCGAGAATGTGCCGTTCAGTATCCAAGCGACCATTCAGGATGTCCAAGACATTTTCGAGCACAAAGCCAAACAAAAAGGTGTTGAGCTTTATACGAAAGTTGACCAGTCCATCCCTAAGCTGATTGGCGATCAGCTACGCATTAAGCAAATCCTCCTAAATTATGTTAGTAACGCCATCAAATTTACTAAAGGAGGAGAAGTAACGCTTGTAGTTGGAGTGATGGAAAGAACCGAAAAACGCATTCACTTGCACTTTAGCGTCATGGACACAGGTATTGGTTTATCTGAACACGATCAAGCCGTCGTGTTTGACAGCTATCAGCAAGCCGATGCCTCTACGACCAGAAAATACGGTGGTACTGGCCTTGGTCTCACTATTTCTAAACGTATCGCGGAATTAATGGGCGGCTATGTTGGTGTTGAAAGTGAGCTAGATAAGGGAAGCAATTTCTGGTTTACGATTGAACTTGAAATCGATCACTCCTCTGTATCAGCCATTTCCAAACACCAAGAAATCTCAAAATCGGTTATTCTTGATACCACTGAGGTTCAATTAGACTGTGATATCAGGTCCATCGAGGAGTTTGAATCCAAAGTAAACCACCTAATGTCTTTGCTAGAAGAGTGCGATTTAGAGTCTGAGTTTTATTATTCAAAACACCGGATCTGTTTTGAAAAGCTCAATGCTGAACTGAGTCGCTCGCTTGCTGAAGCCGTGTCAGCTTATAACTTTGACACTGCGATAGAGATTATGACCCAAGTAAAAGTCGAGTTAAGTCAATACAAAGAGACCATGCAGCCAAACAAGTAG